A region from the Lysobacter antibioticus genome encodes:
- a CDS encoding sigma 54-interacting transcriptional regulator yields MSMIGESEPMQAIRRLLRRYAGCNAPILIEGETGTGKELAAREVHYASTRSLGPFVPVNCGALPDSLLESELFGHRRGAFTDARTSEPGLVEYANGGTLFLDEIDSLSARAQTILLRFLQNGEYRAIGERPLRVADVRIVAATNISLLAAVEAGHFRRDLLYRLNALYVALPPLRERGDDIALLARHLLREVVRDQDMPPREWSPAALQALARQRWPGNVRELENAILRACLRSDRAEIGVEELSLTDATAHAEAQAPAEPAPLDPIPHEQGFASAKRRAIEVFERTYLIGLMQQAKGNISHAAEISRTERRHLGKLLKRHGIHGDRLRAG; encoded by the coding sequence ATGTCGATGATCGGCGAGTCCGAGCCGATGCAGGCCATCCGGCGCCTGCTGCGACGTTACGCCGGTTGCAATGCGCCGATCCTGATCGAAGGCGAGACCGGCACCGGCAAGGAACTGGCCGCGCGCGAGGTCCACTACGCCAGCACGCGCAGCCTGGGGCCGTTCGTTCCGGTCAATTGCGGCGCCCTACCCGATTCGTTGCTCGAATCGGAACTGTTCGGCCATCGCCGCGGCGCCTTTACCGATGCGCGTACCAGCGAGCCCGGGCTGGTCGAATATGCGAACGGCGGCACCTTGTTCCTCGACGAGATCGACTCCCTGTCCGCGCGTGCTCAGACCATCCTGCTGCGCTTCCTGCAGAACGGCGAGTATCGCGCGATCGGCGAACGTCCGCTGCGAGTGGCCGACGTGCGTATCGTCGCGGCGACCAATATCTCCCTGCTCGCGGCGGTCGAGGCCGGGCACTTCCGCCGCGACCTGCTGTATCGCCTGAACGCCTTGTACGTGGCCCTTCCGCCGTTGCGCGAACGCGGCGACGACATCGCCCTGCTCGCCCGGCATCTGCTGCGGGAAGTCGTGCGCGATCAGGACATGCCGCCACGCGAATGGAGTCCCGCGGCGTTGCAGGCGCTGGCCCGGCAACGCTGGCCCGGTAACGTGCGCGAGCTGGAGAACGCGATCCTGCGCGCCTGCCTGCGCTCGGACCGGGCCGAGATCGGCGTGGAGGAGCTGAGCCTGACCGATGCGACGGCGCATGCCGAAGCGCAGGCGCCGGCCGAACCGGCGCCGCTCGATCCGATCCCGCACGAACAAGGTTTCGCCTCGGCCAAGCGCCGAGCGATCGAAGTGTTCGAGCGCACCTACCTGATCGGCTTGATGCAACAGGCCAAGGGCAACATCAGCCACGCCGCCGAGATCTCGCGCACCGAGCGCCGGCACCTGGGCAAGCTGCTCAAGCGCCACGGCATCCACGGCGACCGCTTGCGCGCCGGCTGA